The Halosimplex litoreum genome has a window encoding:
- a CDS encoding PGF-CTERM sorting domain-containing protein, whose translation MSRARTKAVTTVFAVFVVSASFAGGVGAQSSDGVTLTVTVVDEGGNPLSDASLSATWDGGGPVNRTTAGNGKAFVDVAEGADVTVRVDHPHYVRNQPYVVENASGGDVTIEVARAGRATVTVAGAEGPLDNAIVRMFHDGQPVINERTAADGRFTTPEIERGNYTLVTFKEGYLRNRTTLTVDGQVDERTTIRQESVLVTFSVSDDHFDPPRAVTNANVTVPGVADVTTQGTGTVSVSMPVNDVYEVTVTKPGYDSVTERLSVRESETALNATIQRTPAIGVRADNDRVVVGEPVRVTVTDEYGAPVANASVSRAGTSIGETDEDGVLSVPIESAGNVTITAESEGRTAETTVEGVGSGGASTATAAGTATDSSTGTPTETSGGFGPGFGVAGALVAVLVGALAARRRGE comes from the coding sequence ATGTCACGGGCACGCACGAAGGCGGTCACGACCGTGTTCGCGGTGTTCGTCGTCAGCGCGTCGTTCGCCGGGGGCGTCGGCGCGCAGTCGTCGGACGGCGTCACACTCACGGTCACTGTCGTCGACGAGGGCGGGAACCCCCTTTCCGACGCGTCGCTGTCGGCCACCTGGGACGGCGGCGGTCCGGTCAACCGCACCACGGCCGGCAACGGAAAGGCGTTCGTCGACGTGGCCGAGGGAGCCGACGTGACCGTCCGCGTCGACCACCCGCACTACGTCCGCAACCAGCCCTACGTCGTCGAGAACGCCAGCGGAGGGGACGTGACGATCGAGGTCGCCCGAGCGGGTCGAGCGACGGTCACCGTCGCCGGGGCCGAGGGACCGCTCGACAACGCGATCGTCCGCATGTTTCACGACGGCCAGCCGGTGATCAACGAGCGGACGGCCGCCGACGGACGGTTCACCACCCCCGAGATCGAGCGGGGGAACTACACGCTCGTCACGTTCAAAGAGGGATATCTGCGCAACCGGACGACGCTGACAGTCGACGGACAGGTCGACGAACGGACGACTATCCGCCAGGAGTCGGTGCTGGTCACGTTCTCCGTCAGCGACGACCACTTCGACCCGCCGCGGGCGGTGACGAACGCGAACGTCACCGTCCCCGGCGTCGCCGACGTGACCACCCAGGGGACCGGCACCGTTAGCGTGAGCATGCCCGTCAACGACGTCTACGAAGTCACGGTCACGAAGCCGGGCTACGACTCGGTCACCGAGCGGCTCAGCGTCCGCGAGTCCGAGACGGCGCTGAACGCGACCATCCAGCGGACCCCCGCTATCGGCGTCCGCGCCGACAACGACCGCGTGGTCGTCGGCGAACCGGTCCGGGTGACCGTCACCGACGAGTACGGCGCCCCCGTCGCCAACGCGTCGGTCTCTCGGGCGGGTACTTCGATCGGCGAGACAGACGAGGACGGCGTTCTCAGCGTCCCCATCGAGAGCGCCGGGAACGTCACGATCACCGCCGAGTCCGAGGGACGAACGGCCGAGACCACCGTCGAGGGCGTCGGATCGGGCGGCGCGTCGACCGCGACGGCCGCGGGGACGGCGACCGACTCGTCCACCGGGACGCCGACCGAGACCTCCGGCGGGTTCGGCCCCGGGTTCGGCGTCGCGGGCGCGCTCGTCGCGGTTCTCGTCGGCGCCCTGGCCGCGCGACGCCGCGGCGAGTGA
- a CDS encoding MFS transporter: MATESPSVRSTVRQFFSLERDVLVLSLAMFAFSLGFQMTGRYLSEYLVVLGASPFVVGLYGSFGNIISAVYPYAGGVFSDRVGSRHALTLFGLLSTLGFLFWLVAPLVGPIDLGTVVLDPWLWIFVGLVLAQAWKSFGLGATFAIVKQSVPDDRLARGFASTETFRRSAFLIGPVLAAGLLFLVGGGNESDILPGFLYVLGVAVAFGVVATAVQHVSYEADADSFGKTFDGVSQIRSDLAELPDVLRPLLVADTLVRFANGMVYGFFILVITQLWELDATVFGLYLNPAVLFGVLLGVEMVVALVSMAPAAIAAERVGLKPVVAVGFAVYAVFPALLIFAPADPLVVTVLFAFSGLRFAGLPSHKALIVGPAERDAGGRVTGAYYLLRNAIVIPSAALGGYLYDSDWTVELPVGPLETLTAGPELAFSVATVVGIVGVAYFLVFGEEFAAYA, translated from the coding sequence ATGGCAACGGAGTCGCCGAGCGTCCGGTCGACGGTGCGGCAGTTCTTCTCGCTGGAGCGAGACGTGCTGGTCCTCTCGCTGGCGATGTTCGCCTTCAGCCTCGGCTTCCAGATGACCGGCCGCTACCTCTCGGAGTATCTCGTCGTCCTCGGTGCCTCCCCGTTCGTCGTCGGGCTCTACGGCTCGTTCGGCAATATCATCAGCGCGGTCTACCCCTACGCCGGCGGCGTCTTCTCCGACCGCGTCGGTTCGCGGCACGCCCTGACGCTGTTCGGTCTCCTCTCGACGCTCGGGTTCCTCTTCTGGCTGGTCGCCCCGCTCGTCGGCCCCATCGATCTCGGGACGGTCGTCCTCGACCCCTGGCTGTGGATCTTCGTCGGTCTCGTCCTCGCCCAGGCCTGGAAGTCCTTCGGGCTGGGCGCGACCTTCGCGATCGTCAAGCAGAGCGTGCCCGACGACCGGCTGGCTCGCGGGTTCGCCAGCACGGAGACGTTCCGCCGGAGCGCCTTTTTGATCGGCCCGGTGCTGGCGGCGGGGCTCCTCTTTCTCGTCGGCGGGGGGAACGAATCGGACATCCTCCCCGGATTCCTGTACGTGCTGGGCGTCGCGGTCGCCTTCGGCGTCGTGGCGACGGCCGTACAGCACGTCAGCTACGAGGCCGACGCCGACTCCTTCGGCAAAACGTTCGACGGCGTCTCCCAGATCCGAAGCGATCTGGCCGAACTGCCCGACGTGCTCCGCCCGCTGCTCGTCGCGGACACGCTCGTCCGCTTCGCCAACGGCATGGTGTACGGCTTTTTCATCCTCGTGATCACCCAGCTCTGGGAACTCGACGCGACCGTCTTCGGGCTCTATCTCAACCCCGCCGTCCTCTTCGGCGTCCTGCTCGGCGTCGAGATGGTCGTCGCGCTGGTCTCGATGGCACCCGCCGCCATCGCCGCCGAGCGCGTCGGTCTCAAGCCCGTCGTCGCCGTCGGCTTCGCCGTCTACGCCGTCTTCCCGGCGCTGCTGATCTTCGCCCCGGCCGACCCGCTGGTCGTCACCGTCCTGTTCGCCTTCTCCGGGCTGCGCTTCGCCGGGCTCCCCTCCCACAAGGCGCTCATCGTCGGCCCCGCCGAGCGCGACGCCGGCGGCCGCGTGACGGGCGCGTACTACCTCCTCCGGAACGCTATCGTGATCCCCAGCGCCGCCCTGGGCGGCTACCTCTACGACAGCGACTGGACCGTCGAGCTGCCCGTCGGCCCGCTGGAAACCCTAACTGCCGGCCCGGAACTGGCGTTCTCGGTCGCTACCGTCGTCGGTATCGTCGGCGTGGCGTACTTCCTGGTCTTCGGCGAGGAGTTCGCGGCCTACGCCTGA
- a CDS encoding LURP-one-related/scramblase family protein, giving the protein MAGSYDIVGIELGDDSYTVEQSLIRNKYKAMDAAGNVVLRGKQKLLKMKEEFPFTDGNDTEVFTVKAGGIVDVAGNYTLTDAQTGEELVVLDNDFSIFQDTWTVRDADTGEELARIDSRGALYTVARHYLPLGFLIPHEYEITDAGGGHVGTIQGHVSLRDRYDVTIDDATDVPKEPIVAASMVIDAIQGN; this is encoded by the coding sequence ATGGCTGGGAGCTACGACATCGTGGGGATCGAGTTGGGCGACGACAGCTACACGGTCGAACAGTCGCTGATCCGGAACAAGTACAAGGCGATGGACGCGGCGGGCAACGTCGTCCTGCGGGGCAAACAGAAGCTGCTGAAGATGAAAGAGGAGTTCCCGTTCACGGACGGGAACGACACGGAGGTGTTCACCGTCAAAGCCGGCGGTATCGTGGACGTGGCCGGGAACTACACCCTGACCGACGCCCAGACCGGCGAGGAACTCGTCGTGCTCGACAACGACTTCTCTATCTTCCAGGACACCTGGACGGTGCGGGACGCCGACACCGGCGAGGAACTGGCGCGGATCGACTCGCGAGGTGCCCTCTACACGGTCGCGCGCCACTACCTCCCGCTGGGCTTTCTCATCCCACACGAGTACGAGATAACCGACGCCGGCGGCGGCCACGTCGGTACGATCCAGGGACACGTCTCGCTCCGGGACCGCTACGACGTCACCATCGACGACGCCACGGACGTCCCGAAAGAGCCTATCGTCGCCGCGTCGATGGTTATCGACGCGATCCAGGGGAACTGA
- a CDS encoding PIG-L deacetylase family protein, with protein sequence MSDPSLLVVGAHPDDCSIKAGGIAAKYVEAGRDVTFLSVTDGSAGHHEDDRETVAARRERETEAVAETLGVDYEVFDIPDGELEPSLDHRRRLTRFVRGVDPDLVLGPRPNDYHPDHRYTAELLRDTAYMLIVPNVCPDTPPMDENPVFGYVADGFEKPAPFEPDVVVDVSDAVDRKLDALDCHESQVYEWLPYTFGVLDEVPDGDAERREWLAEAGLDSFAENTEVNVADRFRAALRDRYGADRGTAVEHAEAVEISQYGAELTDERREDLFFF encoded by the coding sequence GTGAGCGACCCCAGTCTCCTCGTCGTCGGCGCCCACCCCGACGACTGTTCGATCAAGGCCGGCGGCATCGCCGCGAAGTACGTCGAAGCGGGTCGGGACGTGACCTTCCTGTCCGTGACCGACGGCAGCGCGGGTCACCACGAAGACGACCGCGAGACCGTCGCCGCCCGCCGCGAGCGCGAGACCGAGGCCGTCGCCGAGACGCTCGGCGTCGACTACGAGGTGTTCGATATCCCCGACGGCGAACTCGAACCGAGCCTCGACCACCGGCGGCGGCTGACCCGGTTCGTCCGCGGGGTCGATCCCGACCTCGTGCTCGGCCCGCGCCCGAACGACTACCACCCCGACCACCGCTACACCGCCGAGTTGCTGCGCGACACAGCCTACATGCTGATCGTCCCGAACGTCTGTCCCGACACGCCGCCGATGGACGAGAACCCCGTCTTCGGGTACGTCGCCGACGGCTTCGAAAAACCCGCGCCGTTCGAGCCCGACGTCGTGGTGGACGTATCGGACGCGGTCGACCGGAAACTCGACGCGCTGGACTGTCACGAGTCGCAGGTCTACGAGTGGCTCCCCTACACATTCGGCGTCCTCGACGAGGTGCCCGACGGCGACGCCGAGCGCCGCGAGTGGCTCGCCGAGGCGGGCCTCGACTCCTTCGCCGAGAACACCGAGGTGAACGTCGCCGATCGTTTCCGGGCGGCGCTGCGAGACCGCTACGGCGCCGACCGTGGCACGGCGGTCGAGCACGCCGAAGCCGTCGAGATCTCGCAGTACGGCGCCGAACTGACCGACGAGCGCCGTGAGGACCTGTTCTTCTTCTGA